CTATGTAGTACTAACCTCACAAAAAGCATCATTAATACAACAGATAGAGACAAGAAAATAAGACAAATGTATAAATTATAATTCAAACATGGTAGGCCTACTATATGAATATAACACTAAGGACAAGGAGCTTAGATAAATATGACACGAGAAAAACACCAAGATGACACAAACAAAGTAGGCCggctataaaaatataaaaggagTTGGGCACTACAAACTTGAGGTTCAAGAACTTACCTATAAAAACAACGGTAGATAGTAATGTGtacagataaaaaaaaaatagagatgAGAAAGCCACATGCTATACTTGTACCTTATCCAGCACAAGGTCATGTAATCCCCATGATGGAGCTTATGCAACGATTAGTAAAACATGGTGTCAAAGTTACATTTGTTAACACGAATTTCACTCACAAATTGGTTACAGATGCGTTCTCTGAAGATGAGAAATTGAATGATTTAGCAAGTCTTGTGTCACTACCAGATGGATTGGAAACAGGAGAGGATAGAAACGATTTTGGTAAGCTACCAGATGCAATCTTTCGAGTCATGCCTGAAAAGCTTGAAGAGATGatcaaagaacttaatgcaaaagGAGATGATTTTGAGAAAGTTACATGTATTGTTGCTGATATTTGTATGGGTTGGGTGTTTGAAGTTGCTGAAAAGATGAAAATAAGAAAAGCAGCCTTCTGGCCTGCAGCAGCTATAAGCTTGGCCTCACTATTTTGCATCCctaagttgcttgaagatggaatCATAGATAACAAGGGTTAGCTTCATTTAGCCTAATATGTTTCCATATCGATACATAAGACTACATGCTTTTTATGCTTAAAAGCCatgatatatattatatgtatacgtAAGTTCAAAAAATGATATGAAGTGAAATTTCAATTGCAGGGACTCCCATGAAGAAGCAAATGGTTCAACTATCACCAACCATGCCTGCTATAAGCTCTTTAGAGTTTACATGGCTGGGAATTGGCGACTTAAAGACACAAGAAATACTTTTTAATTTGATGGTAAAAGCCAATGAGTTTGTGACACTGGCAGACTTCACAATCTGCAATTCAACTTATGAATTGGAGAAAGGAACATTTACTTCATATCCTGAGATCTTGCCAGTAGGTCCACTACTGGCAAGCCATAGAGTGGCCAATCAGATTGGCCACTTTTGGAAAGAGGACTCAACGTGCCTGGCATGGCTTGACCAACAGCCAGCACGTTCAGTCATCTATGTTGCATTTGGAAGCTTCACGCTTTTTGACCGTACCCAATTTGATGAGCTGGCACATGGACTTGAAATGACCAATATGCCCTTCCTGTGGGTTGTGCGGTCTGACATGGTTAAAGATATGAAAAATGACGGATACGATGATGGAATAAAGAGTCGTGGGAGAATAGTGGGGTGGGCCCCACAGCAGAAGGTTTTGAGTCATCCTTCTGTTGGTTGCTTTGTGAGCCATTGTGGTTGGAACTCTGTGTTGGAAGGTGTTAGTAGTGGTTTACCATTTATGTGTTGGCCTTACTTTTCTGATCAGTTTGCGAATCGGATGTACATTTCTGATGTTTGGAAGACTGGATTGGTGTTTGATAAAGATGAAAGTGGTATTGTTTCAAGAGAAGAAATCAAGAATAAGATCGAGCTGTTACTAGGAAATGATGAATTCAAGGTTAGGGCGATTGATCTTAAAGAAAAGGTTGCAGTTGCTGTAAGCAAAGGTGGCCATTCTGATAAGAACTTCAGCAACTTCATTGACTGGATACAGGAAAAAGGTACTTAGTCTGTGGGA
The genomic region above belongs to Lactuca sativa cultivar Salinas chromosome 4, Lsat_Salinas_v11, whole genome shotgun sequence and contains:
- the LOC111919463 gene encoding UDP-glycosyltransferase 83A1 — its product is MCTDKKKIEMRKPHAILVPYPAQGHVIPMMELMQRLVKHGVKVTFVNTNFTHKLVTDAFSEDEKLNDLASLVSLPDGLETGEDRNDFGKLPDAIFRVMPEKLEEMIKELNAKGDDFEKVTCIVADICMGWVFEVAEKMKIRKAAFWPAAAISLASLFCIPKLLEDGIIDNKGTPMKKQMVQLSPTMPAISSLEFTWLGIGDLKTQEILFNLMVKANEFVTLADFTICNSTYELEKGTFTSYPEILPVGPLLASHRVANQIGHFWKEDSTCLAWLDQQPARSVIYVAFGSFTLFDRTQFDELAHGLEMTNMPFLWVVRSDMVKDMKNDGYDDGIKSRGRIVGWAPQQKVLSHPSVGCFVSHCGWNSVLEGVSSGLPFMCWPYFSDQFANRMYISDVWKTGLVFDKDESGIVSREEIKNKIELLLGNDEFKVRAIDLKEKVAVAVSKGGHSDKNFSNFIDWIQEKGT